The DNA sequence GCTGTCCTGCAACAGAAGAGACACACCTTGACAaatctcatcaactccattcagagaattaGGATATAAACAGTTAATCTCATCAAGTAGTTAGCCAAGGCCTGTGACTCACCCTGCCAGATCCTTTCCAGCCTCACCTTCATCTCCAATGCTATAGCTCTGCTCTGAGGTGCTTAGCCACAAGTACCTACATATTGTTTCTGATCTGCCTCACCTCCGGGTTCTATTCTCCAGCCTactcctaatccaatctagagcaatcaagcctttgtcactggcaatgacaagccattCCCAAACATTACCAGGCGCAGTGAGACCTAGCCTTCTGCTCCTTTCCTGGGCATAAATATATTCCCATCGGCCTTAGCAAATCGCTAGCATTTTTCTTGGATCCAAGACGCGAGCCATGATACTTGCgtgtattgttttcttttccttgcaAGTAGTGCTGGTTGTTACTTGTCTCCAcgcagctgcctctatctggaccTTCGCTCCCCGTAACAGTAATTACAACCCCCCTGGGAACCTTCCACTCttacctttgctttcttagctctgtatgcactggatttgtttgtgTGTAAATGAATCGGATTAGTTTTAATAAACCCCTTTAACTTCACAAAAAgcctctttattgggaaccttttccactggtgtgctcatccCTGTAAAATTTGGTGCAAAGATTCTCCACatcaacctcttgcaaagctctacctGTCTCCAGTTAATTTCCCCACTAAAAGGAGTGCCCCCACCCATTGGCGTAACagaaggagtctcaaatcagcttacaactgccttcccttcctctccccacaacagacaccttgtgaggttggtggggttgagagagttctgggagaactgcgactagcccaaggtcactcagcaggcttcatgtgtaggagtggggaaacaacccggttcaccagattagtctgctgctcatgtggcagagtgggaatcaaacctagttctccagattagagtctgccactcttaaccactacaccacactggctctcgttgCCTTCTGCTGTTCAGATAGGCTGGGAAGCAGTACAAGGCATATGAGCCTTGAGAGATTCAGAGGGGCTCAGGGAGAACACCTGATCCcagattttaaaaagcccttgTGCTGCTGTGCCCTGGATTTCTCTAAGTCATATATATTTGACATGTCAATAGGTTAAGTGGAGTATGTGACAGTTCTAGTGCAGCATAACGGTTCAGAACATGAGCTACAAGCCTCCAGTTCAGACCTTAGCTTAACCAAGAATTTCAGGGATGGTctgttctctctctgcctcagcaaTACATGGATAATAACAATACAGAACACAATTGTAATAAACATTATTGAgctaatgtgtgtgtgaagtgcattACTAAGTGTTATTATGGTCACATAATTTTTATATGCCCTCAACATGTGGATCCTATTGAAGCACTGACATACTTTGCTGCTATGCTGTTTGAAAGTGGAACTTTTAGAAAATGTAACcagacaatggctgttaccgcacttgtattcccagcaatgtattaagagtttgaaaacattataaaaaatacagttcgcactttgtgaagacgtcttccaaccatttataagcagaggtatccaaaaacccttttaaagtgatgttttttataacattttcaaactcttaatacatcgctgggaataccaaaATGTAGTACGGGAGCTAAAAAACCTCCCAGACTATGCTTCTCATTAGATATTTATTTTCAAAACGACAAGTAGGCCAACGTTAAACAAGCCTTGTTCTCTCCAACAAAAGCCGAGCCATTAAACTGATGACCTGTGGATTTAGCACACAATCTAGCAAATCATTTGTACAAATTGCTGCTTGTGTGGAGTTGGCTCTACTGCCTGGATCCTTCCGATCAACAAGTACTCCAGAGTCGCTATTCGTTACAGATGTTGTCCCTGCACAGTGCAGTTTTCCAAAGTCTCCTTCATTTCCAGTGGTTCCTGTTGAGTTTGTTTGCTGAGACTGAGGCAAAACCTTAAAGAGACTGTGTCCAAAAGGGATTTCCCCCAGCTTTTTCATTTTGATGGTTGCAAGATTAGATTCACACAGGTTGAAACTCTCTTCTGCATTTACttggatttttcttcttttatgtgAGTCTTCAAAAATCCTTTCAGTATTATGACTTCCAAGAACTCTGGGTTCAGTTTTATTTGTTTTCTGATGCTCTAGATATCCAGATACTGCTGCATTTAAGTATTGAAGATTGGTTTCATGGGATGTCACTTCaatctgaaatataaaaaatTAACATGTTCAGACATCGAAGACTAACATCTTCTCTGttacttttaatattttaattattcaCAGACTACATTCTTTGCTATTACTTTATTTCGATACATTGTCCTTTTGGGTTTTTCCCTTGCTGTCCAAACCATAATGTCTATCTCTTCTTCTCAATTTGGGAGGCTTTACGTTCAGGGATGCATTACCAGTTGAGATCCAGTCCATTTCCACATTTTCAGGAAGTATCACCAAACGTTTGTCAAATAACATAACTACATTACTCAGTCTTGTCTTTATTTCcaattgcttttctttttctgtcttccattttatttaGATTATGAGCAAGCAGCCAGAGAGTTGTGTGATTTTAAAACTTGGGAATGAAGGCAGTATTTAAGTAAAGGCAGTATTTAAGTAAAGGCAGTATTTAAGTAAAAAGTGCCTATTTAATTGAATCCAAAGAACTGTGAACAAAGGGAAAATAGTTGCTATTCTACACATATGCTTGGACAAGAGTTCACACAGTGCCGTTGGAGATGCTTGGGAAAGTAGAACATCACATCTGGTTTTATTTTCACTTTTCTACTGCACTGTCTAGCAAAATGTTGAATAAGACTTCTATGAGCAGAAGAAACTTTCAACATGTAGAAAAGAAGTATTCTTATGGCTGTCAGCCACAATGCCATCTAATGCATATAGTTTAAGAGGATAGCCGTGTTGGTcagtagtagaacagctagattcaagtccactagaaccttagagaccaacaatattttcagggtatgagctttccagatTCAAAGCTCCTTtcttcagatacaagttggaatgcaGATTTCGGAGTCCTAATGTCCCAgtgagaaggtgggaggggtgttgcaaagaaggaactcaagatgcagaggtacaatgcacattACCTGGATTCAGCAGCGGGGacatgcttgggggcagaaaattagcatctgtagtgagatatgAATCCTATGACCCTGTTCAGCTCTGGGGGGCTCCAttattctgaacttgtgaatggaCTCAAATTCAGCAGTCTCACATTGTAATCCCCCTTGAAGcctctctgtttgaggactgccactcttaggtcagcaatagAATGGCCTGGAGGGTTAAAATGTTTCCACACTGTTTTTGAGTTCTGTCTTTTTTATGTTGGGTTGATGTCCATTCATTGTTCTGTGTAGGgactgtttgtccaatgtagagagtggaagcacactgctgacatttgatggcatatataacgcTGGAAGATGAACTAGTGAATGAATCTGAGATGGTATGGTGTTGTTAAGTCCAgtgattgtgttgtcagagtgaataTGGGGATAGAATtagcatcttggtttgttgcaggcgtTGGTTTCAGAGCACAGTCTTAGTCCCAGAGcaccttctgactgggacatATGGACTCAGAGATCtgcattccaacttgtatctgacaaagggagctttgactcttgaaagctctaaaaatcttgttggtctctaaggtgctactggactcaaatttagctatcctatgcaaaattacatccttctaagtcaattgaagtcaatgggcttagaaaagtaTTACTCTGCTAACAATGGCACAGCAAATCAAACAAATCTTAATCAATTAATTGTATGAGTTttatagtgtaatcctaaactgagtttcacccttctaaatccatgacCCCAGAAGATGATAGCTTTGTTTAGGACAATGAATCACATCTGCACACAGAAAATAACACTCACAGCAAGTATCATCTTGGAAGAGCCGTTTCTTACTGCCTTCATTCACAATATTTTGCTTTACAAAGATTTACTGCTGAATCAATCAAGTGTACTTTTGCAGTTCatcaaaagttttaaaaataattaatctAACGGATTAAATGTTTCAGCTCAAATTACTACTATGAGAGGCACAGCATGCCTGATAAGGAATTCACTACAGATTTAACTCAGCTCAGAAATAGGCAATTAGCTACATACATCGATTTATTTAGAACTGTTTCCCCATATTAATACATATCTTTCTTTGTCCATCAGTTACTTGCAGGCGCAGGATGTCCAGTGTGCGCATGGAGCTTCCATTGTCAAATGCTTTCCTATTACCACAACTGCTGTGACAAACCTCCCAAAAAGCACCCACATGAATTTTTCTGTTCCAGAGAAGTGAATGAGCAAGCTGCTTAGGCAAGAATTCCAAGAGCACACTGTAGTTCATATGGAACTCTGGATGTTCTACCTCTGGAAACTAAATAATCCTAATCTCTTTGTAAAGTGTCCCCATACCATAAAGTActatatacaaaaccagaaaaaGTTGCTTGATCAAATCCACATGCCCTGAAGTGTTCTTACTATGCTAGTTTTCCCATCCTTCTCTCTGTGTCTCTACACCCCTCTCCCTATATGTCTATACCCATACATCTGTAGAGACAGAGAATGGCAGTCTACAGCACTGAATTGGTGATCTTGCTGCAGGCATACCCTAAAAGACAAGGTACTTCCTGTGACAGACTGCCACCTGGAGTGTCTGGGATCTTGGACCCTGGAGGGTTGCATCAGAATGACCAATTCACTTCCATCCCACACtggaccatcctggcagacttaatcccttGTGGACAACAGACAATCCGGTTTGGACCAGACCACCTATGTGTCATGGAAGTTCAAAGCCATCACTATGTGCTTGATGGAGGTGGGGCTATATTTCACACGTTTCTGATTGGTAACAGTAACCTCTGCCGTCAGAGCTGGGGCTTTGTTTGGAATTCACTAAAGCAGCAAGGCACTCTTAGAAGAGGAGCGGGCTTAGGTCCAATTCCATTTACCATAAATATCAGGGACATTTGGGATTGTCCCTTGTCTTTCGTTTTCAGCCTTCAGAGGAAACTGAGTCCACAGGAagttgggtaggggttaaggacTCCTTAGACTAATTGTTACTGCAAGGAACTCTGTACATGCTCTGAGGAACTTGCTACAGTTTAGGTAATGTGTGTTTAGTTTAGTTAGTTCATCTGTATTGTTTTTCATTTGAACATCTCTGTGCTGTTGTTGCTTGTGTGCCTTTCCAAGTATTTTGTTTTTGCCCTCTTCCCACCACTTGGGGAATCCAAccaattttctttatttttctctgtTCTATAATAAGCCTTTTTttaatgaagactttttttgacTTTGCTTAGTACAATTTATTTCTCTGGGATACTTCTCTTAACCTTTTCCCCATGTGCTAAACTGCACAGGTGCTATCAAATTAGTTATAAGATATTTTCTAGGGTTTCTACCATCACTTAGTTATTGCTCTAGTAATGCACTGGAAGAATACCTTTTCAGTGGGCCAGCTGAGATGTTTTCAGGAGGTCCTGAGTAGGTTTTCAGGAGGTCCTGAGTAGGTTACCAGTGTATTTTCTAGGGAACtcttggtctaagggagttttCCAGCAAGGGGAGacccctttctccttttcctaTTGTAATACTTCCCTCCTACATTTATGGTTTTGAACTGAAGTGCCAAACCAAGAACATGGGAAGTGACCTTGCAAACTCATGTTCTGTTTCTCTAGAGATGCTAATTTTTTTATAAGACTGGATAACTGGCAGTATCATTTATCAGACTGGATAACTGGCACTATCATTTATAGAAAATGTCATTGAGCAAAAAAGTTGTACAAACCATGGCAAGcaacaaaaaaagaaatttaACCTCTGTGGGGTTGAGCCACGAATCTGAAGTGCTGCTGTGGTCTACAGATTTGATTGCACATATCAGTGTCCGAGTTATTGCCTCTTCTACACGATCATCATGATCTGTATCCTATACCGAATGAAAGGTAACAAAAGTGTGGTAATCAGCATGCATACTTGCAGAAGCAAGGAGGACTTAGGAGAACAATACATAGTTGCAATGAAGAAGGAAAGGATGTTCAGCTCCAAAGGGGTTTTTGGGCCAGGGTGTGCGTGCATTTTTATAGCCCCCTACACAGCTACATAGCCAGGTAGAACTGTAGAGTCAACACAAGTTCTGAAGATGACCATGTAAAAGAGGCACAACCTGCCTGACAACATGGTATATTTCATTTTCTGGGACAGTTTCCTGGGCTTCCAGTTGTGAAAAAAATTCACTTGTGTGAGATTTCCTAACACAGGGGCTGGAGCAGCATTCAGTATTTCTGATCCTTCTTTAACAGCCCTCTGCTCAGTCCTTTCAAGAAGAGATTTCACAAATTCATATTGTAAAGCAGAACTGCTATATACAATAAGTTCTGATTTGATCGCATCAATTCACTGAGCAACTTATTTTACTTCTTCTCAAGCACACATTTTTcataggagggagggaaaaataaTAAACCATCTTTGGAGACCCTGCATTCACCTGGGAAAGACCTTCCCAGATTCCTTTCCCTCTTAGAAACTGCAAAGGGGAATTATCATTGTCATGCCAATGCCTCTGCAACACTAGTGACCATTACACCAATCCTCACATTCATTTCACATCTATTTGCATGCTTAGTGACATGGAAGCAAGTAGCCAAGAATCCATACAGGCATTCACAGGTGAGCAACTACTTGTGCTGGCATTCCATACAGATTCTACCACTGGGCTCAAATTttgataattatatataataccatacagttcTGAGGAAGCATGAACTTGTTCCAGAGGCTTCATAAGGCCCACACCATATGAACATCAAGTGTTCAGGAAAGAAAACTCTCATGTTAAAGGGATTGTTAAAACCAACTGATACCCATAAAACCCCCATGATCAAGCATTTACATTTTTTCTAACTGGTCAACAATACATTTTATTAGCTCCTTGTTAACTGAAGCTTGCAAACCTTAATTTATACCACAGGGACACTAACTAATATATAGGATCTTTAATTTAGGAAGATCAAGAAGGCATGTCCAAAATTGTTTCTTCAAATGATTTAATACTGCAAGGCAGCAAATGTCTTGGGAACTATTACCGACACAAGActaaattattttaaattctAGGGCGCGTGCTGTCGTTTGACAGTAACACCAGTCCACTGATATATTATTGAAGCCTTAAATAGCAACAGGGAAAAAAAAGCAAATGTGGTCTTTAACAAAGGATAACAGCACACAGCTTTTAAAGATGAAACAAGAATCCCCTAATTTATTCTTACATGTTACGAGCCATCATGTCTTGCTTGGTGCCTTTAGGCAGTGAAACACAAAGACTAATTTAGAATTTCATCAAGACGAGGCTTGAAGACAGAGCCTTCCTTTCGGAATGAATGGTTTTGGATCTGGGGGCTGCTTCGGAAGCAAGAAAAAACAGACCCACAGTGGGACATGGTGCTCGGGCACCTGAGTCCCTGGTAAACTGGAGATGGATGAAGAAACAGGGCTCGCTTGCCTGAGTTTGCAACAGGAAGTAGGAAACTGGAGTGTAGGAAGATGCAAACTTACATCCAGTTCTTTACAATCTCCCAAAGTCCCCCTTTTTCTACCGACTGTACTATCCTGTATCCCTTCTACTGTTTTATCGTCATACTAGAAAAAGGATGCTGTACTGAGAACAATCTGCCAGAATTGCTGGTAAAGCCATGTATTTATGTATTGATtcaaaacatttgtatgctgcctttctgcccaattagAGCCCTCAGGAGGGCAAACAATTTAAAAGATATTTAAATCCAGCTTTTAAAAACAGTACATAATTGgcaattaaaaagaaacaagGAGGGTCCTGTaagggtatgccagatgaaacagcaATTCTTCATCTCTTGGCAGAGGACAATGACGGGAGGGAATAgatgaatcttcctggggaggaAATTCCATACCAAATAAATCACACCTGATTGATTTATTTAACATTATCAATCAACATATTTATTATGCTTTACTTTCCAAGATGCAGAATTTTGGTTACAAGGTTTAGCCATACCATGGCTTCCTAAATTCCTGATTCAACAGTGTAACATACAACTAGGCATCCTGGGGAAGAAGAATTCCTTCTCTTCCTAGGAGAGTCCCTTAGTGACCATGGAAAACCAGCCATACCGACTGCGTAGCCTGCACCGGTCCTGCATCAGTAGTGGTCAGTTGTATAGATCAGCTCAGGCTAAATCACTGAAACAGCATCTTGTACCCAAAGGAACATTTCTatggatggaaggatttcagCTCACAAAGCatcactttcttgcctcccctctTCTAGCTacagcccaaaatgtccccccaaaTGCTGTTACTAGGAGGCAGTTTGGACTGCAGCATGAGAAGGGGAAGCAAAAAAAGATCTGCTCCATGGGTAGAAACATTTCTGTCTATGGAAACACTGGGTATTGAATCCTCAGCATTAAATAGGGACAAGCTCTTAGGTGTGTAATAAGCCATGGTTCCTTTTGGTGTGTGGCCTATATTAACAAACATAGAAGCCACTACTTTGATGTACTCAGAAACCCTAACAATGTGGGGTCTGTACCAGAAGCAAGCAGAAAGATGGGCATTCCATAGAAATTGGCACTGACTTGGGACCCAGGACTTCCAGGTGGAATTCCTCTAGAGAATTTCTCATATCCCTAAACCCTTAGACTCTGGATATTATTATAATGCAGCCTCACAAGACTGCCAAACttttagtttgtttatttattgcttccattttaaaatatacaCATGTAGGCCCGCTTACCTTGAGTGTATGATAATTGTTAAAATTTCAAGGTGCAGAAACCCTGGGAAGTTCATTTAGCCTCACAGAATCCATGAGCAACATCCATCATACCTTAGGAAGCAAGGCTGGGAGCATGTTGAAAACAAATTTTTGTACGATCTCCACAAAATAATTAATTATGTCAGTAGGGCTACTGAGGCTGGCATAACACACGTCAACATGATGGCAGCTGGTTATTGCTGGAAGCTAGAACTGCTCCAATGAATAATGAAAATGTTCTTGATATTTTATTTTAACATCCATGTCATGCACTATTTTCCCAAGACGGATAGCCCCACATCTCAAAAGTAATGTTGCCATCATCTTCAGGGATAACAGGGTATAATCAACTGTCACCTGCACCACAGAGATTACACACAGGCAATCCTGAGGTTAAACACTACCACCCGTTCAGTTTAAGAGCTCAGATCTTCCATGCTATTTATGAGGCTTCCAATTCGGGGAGATTGCTTCATAACCTACGTCCAGCATACTGCACTCCATCAAAAAATGAAAGTGTGTAGATTTGCTAACAATTTGCTCTCAGGAAAAAAGATGGATCAACAAAAAGTCATTTTGTGAAGAACACCATCATGATTTCAGTTTTAAAGCCTAACAGTCTCAACACCAACTCATACCTAAGACATCATACAAGATCAAACAAGTGCCCCCCATATTTTGTTAAGCTTAAAAGGATACACTAACTCACTTTCACTCCCTTCCCTTCTGCGCAACCAAGGATCTATCTATTACCTTTTTATCCTGTACTTTCTCAGGAAGCTCAAGGCAACGTACATGGCTCTCCCCTCTCACATTTTATTCTTAAAACAACTTGGTAAGGTTGGTTAAATTGAGCAACTGTCAGTGTAATCccaaaaacactttcctgaaCAGACCTGAGAAGGATTTTGAGTAGATGTATTTAGGATGGCACGGTGTGTCTTGCCCTAGCTTCATGGCttagtagagatttgaacccatgtctcttgagtcatagaatcatagagttggaagggaccactagggtcatctagtccaactccctgcacaatgcaggaaattcacaactacctccctcagtcctagtctgaaactttaaACCCACCATATTGGCTGTTACAAATTCAGCCTCCTGATCTGAAAGCACAGCATTATCAGCCTCTTAGGCTGCTCCGGTCTTAAGCAGTCACTGTGGGAAATGTCATGACATCGCTGAAAATACACATACAGGTTTTTAACTGTACAGGGACAAAATCCTAGAGTAATTTCTAGCTCTATTAAATTTGAATACGTGTACACTATTTCAGAGAACGTAAATATCAACATTAATCTGTTTATCAATAACCTTAAATGTAATTTGAGCCTAGCAAACTGCTAGTTAGGTTTCTACATGCCCAATCTTTCAGGGATATTTACAGTCCTATGCAGCAGCCAGGCAATTCACCAACACCTTTACTGTACTGAGTCCTGGTTCAGCATCGGGGAAAGCAAAGATTACAAGCCAAGCAGTGGACCAAGGGAAAGCCTAGTGTACAACGTTTCAGTCCTGCAATTCACAGATCACCACTCTGAATGGCCAGAGCCATGCTGCTCTGGGATGAGGCAGGTGCCTTTCAGTTGTAATCAATGAACAGCAATAATTTCGTCAGGGGGATGAGGAGAGTTACCAGTTCAATCCAAGAGTTTATGCTCACGGTGATGGGGTCAATGGATTCTACGTAATGCCACCAGTGCTTGGGAACAAACAGGATCTGAAATTAAAACAGAGAAATTACAATTGTCACAGCAGTTTTTCCAttgcaaaaatattttatatgattaaaacatttctgtgaaaTTTTAATAAGCCAGTTTCCACTTTgacactaacagcgcattcctgaaatatGCCGGCcgcccgacccaaaggccttaggaggccgacaaaggtctccgccggcgcaggggcccacactgctggcgcccggaaggcgcatgccggtgtgagtggccccagcaccagtgtGCAGGCCCGGCCGCTGGCCCCTGGCTGCCGCCGCTGCAGCGCTGGGCCTGGACGCCGCTGCAGCCT is a window from the Euleptes europaea isolate rEulEur1 chromosome 15, rEulEur1.hap1, whole genome shotgun sequence genome containing:
- the HSPBAP1 gene encoding HSPB1-associated protein 1 codes for the protein MSLQEPAVFYNMAFDWPALQWNVTYLAKLLAGKRILFRVGLKDLGTAPLFENECSYVEATLEEFLAWSLREPSCSSGLFSGYESHKYWAYADYKYIARLFEDNPEQFKDVRWSDFGFSGRDGRESTLWIGTSGANTPCHLDSYGCNLVLQVQGRKRWHLYPPEDSSFLYPTRIPYEESSVFSKVNVVSPDLKHFPQFKKAQVHVVTVNPGQILFVPKHWWHYVESIDPITVSINSWIELDTDHDDRVEEAITRTLICAIKSVDHSSTSDSWLNPTEIEVTSHETNLQYLNAAVSGYLEHQKTNKTEPRVLGSHNTERIFEDSHKRRKIQVNAEESFNLCESNLATIKMKKLGEIPFGHSLFKVLPQSQQTNSTGTTGNEGDFGKLHCAGTTSVTNSDSGVLVDRKDPGSRANSTQAAICTNDLLDCVLNPQVISLMARLLLERTRLV